A genomic segment from Micromonospora echinaurantiaca encodes:
- a CDS encoding DsbA family oxidoreductase has product MRIEIWADVVCPWAYIGKRRLERALASWEDDPVEVVWRPYRIDPSAPTPGEPLAEVLRDPMVDAALRGCAPHLTPGENRERVSRIALAEGLGPRWGAGWRASSHDAHRLIALAHEAGVPHLQDAVAEEVMRAHFVDALDISLPAVLDEVSRRAGFPTGSGLLADGGGDTIVRELVLRGRAAGVATSPTFVVNGAALRGAQPPEVIHAFLAEAAGRNPRHVPEEVERLRHAEALLDLGDPLGALTLLRPLLDIHGDDRGTRLLAARAYFHSAQLNRALRILEPLAAQAPDDSYVQLLLGRTLQRQGEAGRAAVHLHLAAAMSPGYTG; this is encoded by the coding sequence ATGCGGATCGAGATCTGGGCCGACGTCGTCTGCCCGTGGGCGTACATCGGCAAGCGGCGGCTGGAGCGGGCGCTGGCGTCCTGGGAGGACGACCCGGTCGAGGTCGTCTGGCGGCCGTACCGGATCGACCCCTCCGCCCCCACCCCCGGCGAGCCCCTGGCGGAGGTCCTGCGCGACCCGATGGTGGACGCCGCCCTCCGCGGGTGTGCGCCGCACCTCACGCCCGGCGAGAACCGGGAGCGCGTCTCCCGCATCGCGCTCGCCGAGGGCCTCGGTCCCCGCTGGGGAGCCGGCTGGCGGGCCAGCAGCCACGACGCCCACCGCCTCATCGCCCTCGCTCACGAGGCCGGCGTCCCGCACCTGCAGGACGCGGTGGCCGAGGAGGTGATGCGGGCGCACTTCGTCGACGCCCTGGACATCAGCCTCCCGGCCGTGCTGGACGAGGTGTCCCGCCGGGCCGGCTTCCCGACGGGCAGTGGACTGCTCGCCGACGGCGGAGGTGACACGATCGTCCGGGAACTCGTGTTGCGGGGCCGGGCCGCAGGCGTGGCGACGTCCCCGACGTTCGTCGTGAACGGCGCGGCACTGCGCGGCGCGCAGCCCCCGGAGGTGATCCACGCCTTCCTGGCCGAGGCCGCCGGCCGCAACCCGCGCCACGTCCCCGAGGAGGTGGAACGCCTCCGGCACGCCGAGGCGCTGCTGGACCTCGGCGACCCGCTGGGCGCCCTCACCCTGCTCCGGCCCCTGCTCGACATCCACGGCGACGATCGCGGCACCCGACTGCTCGCCGCCCGGGCCTACTTCCACTCCGCCCAGCTCAACCGGGCGCTACGGATCCTGGAGCCGCTCGCGGCGCAGGCACCTGACGACTCGTACGTGCAGTTGCTGCTGGGGCGGACCCTCCAACGGCAGGGCGAGGCCGGACGGGCCGCCGTCCACTTGCATTTGGCCGCGGCGATGTCCCCCGGCTACACCGGCTGA
- a CDS encoding metal-sulfur cluster assembly factor, translating into MSSEDTATAATPPAEGAAGTPVAGAAGGKAAVADIEEAMKDVVDPELGINVVDLGLVYGVHVDDDNVATLDMTLTSAACPLTDVIEDQARQALTTGPGGGLVNDIRINWVWLPPWGPDKITDEGRDQLRSLGFNV; encoded by the coding sequence ATGAGTAGCGAGGACACCGCCACCGCGGCGACGCCGCCGGCCGAGGGTGCCGCGGGCACGCCGGTCGCCGGCGCGGCGGGCGGCAAGGCCGCCGTCGCCGACATCGAGGAGGCGATGAAGGACGTCGTCGACCCCGAGCTGGGCATCAACGTGGTCGACCTCGGCCTGGTGTACGGCGTGCACGTCGACGACGACAACGTCGCCACCCTGGACATGACGCTCACCTCGGCGGCCTGCCCGCTCACCGACGTGATCGAGGACCAGGCCCGGCAGGCGCTGACCACTGGCCCGGGCGGCGGCCTGGTCAACGACATCCGGATCAACTGGGTCTGGCTGCCCCCATGGGGCCCCGACAAGATCACCGACGAGGGACGCGACCAGCTCCGCTCGCTCGGCTTCAACGTCTGA
- a CDS encoding LysE family transporter — MTGAFLAGLVAGYGVAIPVGAIAVLILGLSARTSFRVGAAAALGVATADGLYAAVAALGGAVVAGLIAPVAGPLRLAAAVVLLAIAAHGAWRALRPRTAPGGPADGRRGLDTPIRAFAGVLALTLLNPATVVYFAALVIGRQGGTDPGAAGALLFVVGAFVASASWQLLIAGGGTLVGRMLTGPRGRLVTALVSSALIAALAIAMLLPR, encoded by the coding sequence GTGACCGGCGCGTTCCTGGCCGGCCTGGTCGCCGGCTACGGCGTCGCGATCCCGGTCGGCGCGATCGCCGTGCTCATCCTCGGGCTCAGCGCCCGCACCTCGTTCCGGGTCGGCGCCGCCGCCGCGCTCGGGGTGGCCACCGCCGACGGGCTCTACGCCGCGGTGGCGGCCCTCGGTGGCGCGGTGGTCGCCGGGCTGATCGCCCCGGTCGCCGGGCCGCTGCGGCTGGCCGCCGCGGTCGTGCTGCTCGCCATCGCCGCGCACGGCGCCTGGCGCGCCCTACGACCGCGAACCGCGCCAGGTGGCCCCGCCGACGGTCGCCGGGGCCTGGACACCCCGATCCGGGCCTTCGCCGGGGTGCTCGCGCTGACCCTGCTGAACCCGGCGACGGTGGTCTACTTCGCCGCCCTCGTCATCGGTCGGCAGGGCGGCACGGATCCGGGCGCGGCCGGCGCGTTGCTCTTCGTGGTGGGCGCCTTCGTCGCCTCGGCCAGCTGGCAGTTGCTGATCGCCGGCGGGGGCACGCTCGTCGGGCGGATGCTGACCGGGCCGCGCGGCCGGCTCGTCACGGCGCTGGTCTCCAGCGCCTTGATCGCGGCCCTGGCGATAGCCATGCTGCTGCCACGCTGA
- a CDS encoding cysteine desulfurase — protein sequence MTTIAIPPGMPQYDDVPRYDVAKVRADFPILDREVNGHRLVYLDSANTSHKPRQVLDVLAEHYALHNANVSRSVHTLGTEATEAYEGARAKVAAFINAPSVDEVVFTKNSTEAINIVAYAFSNASLRPDGDPRFRLGPGDEVVISEMEHHSNIVPWQLLCERTGATLRWFPVTDQGRLDESGLDDLVTERTKIVSLVHMSNILGTVNATARITARVREVGALLLLDCSQSVPHMPMDVVDYDADFIVFTGHKMCGPTGIGVLWGRAELLAAMPPVFGGGSMIETVAMAGSTFAAPPARFEAGTPPIAEAVALGAAVDYLGGIGMRAIQWHEKELTAYALDALATVPGLRIFGPTVPVGRGGTISFALGDVHPHDVGQVLDSLGVQVRVGHHCARPVCTRFGVPATTRASFYLYTTTEEIDALVAGLEQVRKVFD from the coding sequence ATGACCACCATCGCGATCCCGCCCGGGATGCCGCAGTACGACGACGTGCCGCGTTACGACGTGGCCAAGGTGCGCGCCGACTTCCCGATCCTCGACCGGGAGGTCAACGGGCACCGGCTGGTCTATCTCGACAGCGCCAACACCTCGCACAAGCCGCGGCAGGTGCTGGACGTGCTCGCCGAGCACTACGCGCTGCACAACGCCAACGTGTCCCGCTCGGTGCACACGCTGGGCACCGAGGCAACCGAGGCGTACGAGGGCGCCCGGGCCAAGGTGGCCGCGTTCATCAACGCGCCGAGCGTGGACGAGGTGGTGTTCACCAAGAACTCCACCGAGGCGATCAACATCGTGGCGTACGCCTTCTCGAACGCCTCGCTGCGCCCGGACGGCGACCCGCGGTTCCGGCTCGGCCCCGGCGACGAGGTGGTGATCTCCGAGATGGAGCACCACTCGAACATCGTCCCGTGGCAGCTGCTCTGCGAGCGCACCGGCGCGACCCTGCGCTGGTTCCCGGTGACCGACCAGGGACGGCTGGACGAGTCGGGGCTGGACGACCTGGTCACCGAGCGGACGAAGATCGTCTCGCTGGTGCACATGTCGAACATCCTCGGCACGGTCAACGCCACCGCGCGGATCACCGCGCGGGTCCGCGAGGTGGGGGCGCTGCTGCTGCTGGACTGCTCGCAGTCGGTGCCGCACATGCCGATGGACGTCGTCGACTACGACGCCGACTTCATCGTCTTCACCGGGCACAAGATGTGCGGGCCGACCGGCATCGGCGTGCTCTGGGGGCGGGCCGAGCTGCTGGCGGCGATGCCGCCGGTGTTCGGTGGCGGCTCGATGATCGAGACGGTGGCGATGGCGGGCTCGACCTTCGCCGCGCCGCCGGCCCGGTTCGAGGCGGGCACCCCGCCGATCGCCGAGGCGGTCGCGCTCGGCGCCGCCGTGGACTACCTCGGCGGCATCGGCATGCGGGCCATCCAGTGGCACGAGAAGGAGCTGACGGCGTACGCGCTGGACGCCCTCGCCACGGTGCCCGGGCTGCGGATCTTCGGGCCGACCGTGCCGGTGGGCCGGGGCGGGACGATCTCGTTCGCCCTCGGCGACGTGCACCCGCACGACGTGGGGCAGGTGCTCGACTCGCTCGGCGTGCAGGTACGGGTCGGCCACCACTGCGCCCGCCCGGTCTGCACCCGGTTCGGCGTGCCGGCCACCACGCGGGCCTCGTTCTACCTCTACACCACCACCGAGGAGATCGACGCCCTGGTGGCGGGCCTGGAGCAGGTGCGGAAGGTGTTCGACTGA
- the sufU gene encoding Fe-S cluster assembly sulfur transfer protein SufU, giving the protein MQLDQLYQEIILDHYKHPHGRGLRDADDPADRVAEAHHVNPTCGDEVTVRVATDGDVLHDVSYDGMGCSISQASASVLHELLNGRRAGEAFQVHEAFVQLMSGRGQVTPDEDVLGDGVAFAGVARYPARVKCALLPWMAFKDAAARAGVGASPSEVKA; this is encoded by the coding sequence ATGCAGCTCGACCAGCTCTACCAGGAGATCATCCTGGACCACTACAAGCACCCGCACGGGCGTGGCCTGCGCGACGCCGACGACCCGGCGGACCGGGTGGCTGAGGCGCACCACGTCAACCCCACCTGCGGCGACGAGGTCACCGTGCGGGTCGCCACCGACGGCGACGTGCTGCACGACGTCTCGTACGACGGCATGGGCTGCTCGATCAGCCAGGCGTCGGCGAGCGTGCTGCACGAGCTGCTGAACGGTCGGCGGGCCGGGGAAGCTTTCCAGGTGCACGAGGCGTTCGTGCAGTTGATGTCCGGTCGTGGTCAGGTCACGCCGGACGAGGACGTGCTCGGCGACGGGGTGGCGTTCGCGGGTGTCGCCCGCTACCCGGCCCGGGTGAAGTGCGCGCTGCTGCCGTGGATGGCGTTCAAGGACGCCGCGGCACGCGCCGGCGTGGGCGCGAGCCCTTCGGAGGTAAAGGCATGA
- a CDS encoding helix-turn-helix transcriptional regulator, with protein sequence MRGVRRAELELSKSASASDVSTRDRVTQLLLERGATTAAQLGSALGLSPAAIRRHLDAMLAEGDVVAREQTVRGHRGRGRPAKVFLLTDAARVRCGTHHYDNMATAALRWIARNGGSTAVEAFAAEQVAALEARCRTAMEDAGDDPLARAEALAAALTAEGYAANASTIASGGQLCQHHCPVAHVAAEFPQLCEAETAVISRLVGTHVQRLATIAHGDGVCTTHIPTQPGRAQSGKTVTTVRTDR encoded by the coding sequence CTGCGCGGCGTCAGACGCGCCGAGCTGGAGTTGTCGAAGTCCGCGTCCGCCTCGGATGTCTCCACCCGTGACCGGGTCACCCAGCTGCTGCTGGAGCGGGGCGCCACCACCGCCGCGCAGCTCGGTTCGGCGCTCGGGCTCAGCCCGGCGGCGATCCGCCGGCACCTCGACGCGATGCTCGCCGAGGGTGACGTGGTCGCCCGCGAGCAGACCGTGCGCGGCCACCGCGGCCGTGGTCGCCCGGCCAAGGTGTTCCTGCTGACCGACGCGGCCCGGGTCCGCTGCGGCACCCACCACTACGACAACATGGCCACCGCCGCGCTGCGCTGGATCGCCCGCAACGGCGGTTCGACGGCCGTCGAGGCGTTCGCCGCCGAGCAGGTCGCCGCCCTCGAGGCGCGCTGCCGCACGGCGATGGAGGACGCCGGCGACGACCCGCTGGCCCGGGCGGAGGCGCTCGCCGCCGCGCTGACCGCCGAGGGCTACGCTGCCAACGCGTCCACGATCGCCTCGGGTGGCCAGCTCTGCCAGCACCACTGCCCGGTGGCGCACGTGGCCGCCGAGTTTCCCCAGCTGTGCGAGGCCGAGACCGCGGTGATCTCCCGTCTGGTCGGCACCCACGTACAGCGCCTGGCCACCATCGCGCACGGCGACGGGGTGTGCACCACGCACATCCCGACCCAGCCGGGGCGTGCCCAGTCCGGTAAGACCGTCACCACTGTGAGGACAGATAGATGA
- a CDS encoding non-heme iron oxygenase ferredoxin subunit: MIRICSTEDVPKGTAISADVDGTQIALVHGEDGEFYAAYDECSHAAVALSEGEVDGCTLECWLHGSRFDLRTGEPTGLPATEPVPVYPVEVRDGDIYVSLTPSNGVTR, encoded by the coding sequence ATGATCCGGATCTGTTCCACCGAGGACGTGCCGAAGGGGACCGCGATCAGCGCGGACGTCGACGGCACCCAGATCGCGCTGGTGCACGGCGAGGACGGCGAGTTCTACGCCGCCTACGACGAGTGCTCGCACGCCGCGGTCGCCCTCTCCGAGGGCGAGGTCGACGGCTGCACGCTGGAATGCTGGCTGCACGGTTCCCGTTTCGACCTGCGCACCGGCGAGCCGACCGGGCTGCCCGCCACCGAACCCGTACCCGTCTACCCCGTCGAGGTCCGTGACGGGGACATCTACGTCAGCCTCACGCCGAGCAATGGAGTGACCCGATAA
- a CDS encoding ATP-grasp domain-containing protein, giving the protein MTDHHQSTRGEPRVALVTCTELRDLDPDDRLVLAPLARHGVTAEPAVWDDPAVDWAGYDLAVLRSPWDYALRRDEFVAWAATVPTLANPADVVRWNTDKRYLAELSAAGVPTVPTSWVAPGESWQPLADSGEYVIKPAVSAGSQDTGRYDLADPEHRELAVAHVRRLSAAGRVTMVQPYLRAVDSAGETALLFLAGPDGLAFSHAIRKGPMLTGPDLGVEGLYKPEEICARTATEEQLAVAEKTLAAVPGGAERLLYARVDLIPGADGAPVLVELELTEPSLFLGHAEGAPERLAAAIRTHLDRRP; this is encoded by the coding sequence TTGACCGACCACCACCAGTCGACCCGGGGGGAACCCCGGGTCGCTCTCGTCACCTGCACCGAACTGCGCGACCTCGACCCGGACGACCGGCTGGTGCTCGCCCCGCTGGCCCGGCACGGCGTCACCGCCGAGCCGGCGGTCTGGGACGACCCGGCCGTCGACTGGGCCGGCTACGACCTGGCCGTGCTCCGCTCCCCGTGGGACTACGCGCTGCGCCGCGACGAGTTCGTCGCCTGGGCCGCCACCGTCCCGACGCTGGCCAACCCGGCCGACGTGGTGCGCTGGAACACCGACAAGCGCTACCTGGCCGAGCTCTCCGCCGCCGGGGTGCCCACCGTGCCCACGTCCTGGGTCGCGCCGGGGGAGAGCTGGCAGCCGCTCGCCGACTCCGGCGAGTACGTGATCAAGCCGGCGGTGAGCGCGGGCAGCCAGGACACCGGCCGGTACGACCTGGCCGACCCCGAGCACCGGGAACTGGCCGTGGCGCACGTGCGGCGGCTCTCCGCCGCCGGTCGGGTGACCATGGTCCAGCCGTACCTGCGGGCGGTGGACAGCGCCGGCGAGACCGCGCTGCTCTTCCTGGCCGGCCCGGACGGCCTGGCGTTCAGCCACGCGATCCGCAAGGGTCCGATGCTCACCGGCCCGGACCTGGGCGTGGAGGGGCTCTACAAGCCCGAGGAGATCTGCGCACGCACCGCCACCGAGGAACAGTTGGCGGTGGCGGAGAAGACCCTGGCGGCGGTGCCGGGCGGCGCGGAGCGGCTGCTCTACGCCCGGGTCGACCTGATCCCGGGCGCGGACGGCGCGCCGGTCCTGGTCGAGCTGGAGCTGACCGAGCCGTCGCTCTTCCTGGGCCACGCCGAGGGCGCTCCCGAGCGCCTGGCCGCCGCCATCCGCACCCACCTGGACCGCCGCCCCTGA
- the sufC gene encoding Fe-S cluster assembly ATPase SufC, giving the protein MSTLEIRDLKVSVKLPEGELKPILAGVDLTVRSGETHAIMGPNGSGKSTLAYSIAGHPKYEITGGSVTLDGEDVLAMSVDERARAGLFLAMQYPVEVPGVSVANFLRTAKTAIDGEAPKLRTWGGELRGAMERLQMDPAFAQRNVNEGFSGGEKKRHEIVQLELLKPKMAVLDETDSGLDVDALRVVSEGVNRVRDTGDTGLLLITHYTRILRYIKPDHVHVFVAGRIVEQGGPELADKLEEEGYERYVAGAGSARA; this is encoded by the coding sequence ATGAGCACCCTGGAGATCCGCGACCTGAAGGTGTCGGTCAAGCTGCCCGAGGGTGAGCTCAAGCCGATCCTGGCCGGGGTCGACCTGACCGTCCGTTCGGGCGAGACCCACGCGATCATGGGCCCGAACGGCTCCGGCAAGTCCACCCTGGCCTACTCGATCGCCGGCCACCCGAAGTACGAGATCACCGGCGGCTCGGTGACCCTCGACGGCGAGGACGTGCTGGCCATGTCCGTCGACGAGCGGGCCCGCGCCGGCCTCTTCCTGGCCATGCAGTACCCGGTCGAGGTGCCCGGCGTCTCGGTGGCCAACTTCCTGCGCACCGCCAAGACCGCCATCGACGGCGAGGCGCCGAAGCTGCGCACCTGGGGCGGCGAGCTGCGCGGTGCGATGGAGCGCCTCCAGATGGACCCGGCGTTCGCCCAGCGCAACGTCAACGAGGGCTTCTCCGGCGGTGAGAAGAAGCGGCACGAGATCGTGCAGCTGGAGCTGCTCAAGCCGAAGATGGCCGTCCTCGACGAGACCGACTCCGGGCTCGACGTCGACGCCCTGCGCGTGGTCAGCGAGGGGGTCAACCGGGTCCGCGACACCGGCGACACCGGCCTGCTGCTGATCACCCACTACACCCGGATCCTGCGCTACATCAAGCCGGACCACGTGCACGTCTTCGTCGCCGGCCGGATCGTCGAGCAGGGCGGCCCGGAGCTGGCCGACAAGCTCGAGGAAGAGGGCTACGAGCGGTACGTCGCCGGGGCCGGTTCGGCGCGGGCCTGA
- the sufD gene encoding Fe-S cluster assembly protein SufD — MTTQASAPPSTKSQALRSYDVADFPALTGLEEEWRFTPLKRLRGLLDGAGASAGQVVTQVWSPDGVTAEWVERDDARLGRVLVPFDRLSAQAWSGFDKALVVTVAREAVLADMVSIEARGQGDALAYQHILLDVQPLAEATVVLDQQGSATLADNVEVAVGDGAKLTLVTIADWADDAVQAQHLKVKLGRDARVIHVQVSLGGDLVRQYTSVEYTDRGGEAELYGLYFADSGQHLEHRQLVDHAVPDCRSYVGYRGALQGESARTVWVGDVLIRAEATGTDTYEINRNLLLTDGARADSVPNLEIETGEIAGAGHASATGRFDDEQLFYLMARGIPEAEARRLVVRGFFAELINKIPVEELRERLGDAIEDRLAKAGA, encoded by the coding sequence ATGACTACCCAGGCTTCCGCGCCGCCCAGCACCAAATCGCAGGCGCTCCGCTCGTACGACGTCGCCGACTTCCCGGCCCTGACCGGCCTGGAGGAGGAATGGCGGTTCACCCCGCTCAAGCGCCTGCGCGGCCTGCTCGACGGCGCCGGGGCGTCGGCCGGGCAGGTCGTCACCCAGGTGTGGTCGCCCGACGGCGTCACCGCCGAGTGGGTGGAGCGCGACGACGCCCGGCTCGGCCGGGTGCTGGTGCCCTTCGACCGGCTCAGCGCCCAGGCGTGGAGCGGTTTCGACAAGGCCCTGGTGGTGACCGTGGCGCGGGAGGCCGTGCTGGCGGACATGGTCTCCATCGAGGCCCGGGGGCAGGGCGACGCGCTCGCCTACCAGCACATCCTGCTGGACGTGCAGCCGCTGGCCGAGGCGACCGTGGTGCTCGATCAGCAGGGCAGCGCCACGCTGGCCGACAACGTCGAGGTGGCCGTCGGGGACGGGGCGAAGCTGACCCTGGTCACCATCGCCGACTGGGCCGACGACGCGGTGCAGGCTCAGCACCTCAAGGTCAAGCTGGGCCGGGACGCCAGGGTGATCCACGTCCAGGTCAGCCTCGGCGGCGACCTGGTGCGGCAGTACACCAGCGTGGAGTACACCGACCGGGGTGGCGAGGCCGAGCTGTACGGGCTCTACTTCGCCGACTCGGGCCAGCACCTGGAGCACCGGCAGCTGGTCGACCACGCGGTGCCGGACTGCCGCAGCTACGTCGGCTACCGGGGCGCCCTGCAGGGCGAGAGCGCGCGCACCGTCTGGGTGGGCGACGTGCTGATCCGGGCCGAGGCGACCGGCACCGACACGTACGAGATCAACCGGAACCTGCTGCTCACCGACGGCGCGCGGGCGGACTCCGTACCGAACCTGGAGATCGAGACCGGCGAGATCGCCGGCGCCGGCCACGCGAGCGCAACCGGTCGGTTCGACGACGAGCAGCTGTTCTACCTGATGGCCCGGGGCATCCCGGAGGCCGAGGCGCGCCGGCTGGTGGTGCGCGGGTTCTTCGCCGAGCTGATCAACAAGATCCCGGTCGAGGAGCTGCGCGAGCGGCTCGGCGACGCCATCGAGGACCGGTTGGCCAAGGCGGGCGCCTGA
- a CDS encoding COX15/CtaA family protein, with protein sequence MRRICAVKRPVRSPAPAAPQRLLARFPVSAALLRRLALASIIANVGIVVTGGAVRLTASGLGCPTWPRCTDASYVATSEMGVHGAIEFGNRLLTFAVGIIAAAVVLAVLLHRPRRPGLLPLAVAVLFGIPAQAVIGGFTVLSNLNPWVVGLHFLASMVVIAAAYALWRRIKDPDAPAVPVVPAPLRALTLLTTLASAAVLVVGTWVTGSGPHAGDQGAKRNGLDPETISQVHADGVFLLIGLSVALIFAFRAVGARRAERAAVVLVAVELGQGLIGFVQYFTHLPAVLVGAHMLGSCLVLLAMLSVLWSTRERRPLPAEPTAATPAAEPVPATA encoded by the coding sequence GTGCGTAGGATTTGCGCCGTGAAGCGTCCTGTCCGGTCCCCGGCCCCCGCCGCGCCGCAACGCCTGCTCGCCCGGTTTCCGGTCTCCGCCGCCCTGCTGCGTCGACTCGCCCTCGCGTCCATCATCGCGAACGTCGGGATCGTGGTCACCGGCGGGGCCGTCCGACTGACCGCCTCCGGCCTCGGCTGCCCCACCTGGCCGCGGTGCACCGACGCCTCCTACGTCGCCACGTCGGAGATGGGCGTGCACGGGGCGATCGAGTTCGGCAACCGGCTGCTCACCTTCGCGGTGGGCATCATCGCGGCGGCGGTGGTGCTGGCGGTGCTGCTGCACCGGCCCCGGCGCCCCGGACTGCTGCCGCTCGCGGTCGCCGTCCTGTTCGGCATCCCGGCCCAGGCCGTGATCGGCGGGTTCACCGTGCTGAGCAACCTGAACCCCTGGGTGGTCGGGCTGCACTTCCTCGCCTCGATGGTGGTGATCGCGGCCGCGTACGCCCTCTGGCGGCGGATCAAGGATCCGGACGCGCCGGCGGTGCCGGTAGTGCCCGCCCCGCTGCGCGCCCTGACGCTGCTCACCACGCTGGCCAGCGCGGCGGTGCTCGTGGTCGGCACCTGGGTGACCGGCAGCGGCCCGCACGCGGGCGACCAGGGGGCCAAGCGCAACGGGCTGGACCCGGAGACCATCTCGCAGGTGCACGCCGACGGGGTGTTCCTGCTGATCGGGCTCTCGGTGGCGCTGATCTTCGCGTTCCGGGCGGTGGGCGCCCGACGCGCCGAGCGGGCCGCCGTGGTGCTCGTCGCAGTGGAACTCGGGCAGGGCCTGATCGGCTTCGTGCAGTACTTCACCCACCTGCCCGCGGTGCTGGTCGGCGCGCACATGCTCGGCTCCTGCCTGGTGCTGCTGGCCATGCTCTCGGTGCTCTGGTCGACCCGGGAACGCCGCCCGCTCCCCGCCGAGCCGACCGCCGCCACCCCGGCCGCCGAACCGGTCCCCGCCACCGCCTGA
- the sufB gene encoding Fe-S cluster assembly protein SufB, with product MTEQIVQPLTQEEQLAALGRYEYGWADPDVAGSSAQRGLNEAVVRDISAKKNEPAWMLDLRLKGLRLFDRKPMPAWGADLTGIDFDNIKYFVRSTEKQATSWEDLPEDIKNTYDKLGIPEAEKQRLIAGVAAQYESEVVYHKIREDLEEQGVVFLDTDTALKEHEDLFKEYFGTVIPVGDNKFAALNTSVWSGGSFIYVPKGVHVEIPLQAYFRINTENMGQFERTLIIVDEGAYVHYVEGCTAPIYSSDSLHSAVVEIIVKKNARCRYTTIQNWSNNVYNLVTKRAVCHEGATMEWIDGNIGSKVTMKYPAVYMTGEHAKGEVLSVAMAGEGQHQDAGAKMVHAAPHTSSTIVSKSIARGGGRTSYRGLVQVLEGSHHSASTVKCDALLVDTISRSDTYPYVDIREDDVSMGHEATVSKVSEDQLFYLMSRGLSEDEAMAMIVRGFIEPIAKELPMEYALELNRLIELQMEGAVG from the coding sequence ATGACCGAGCAGATCGTCCAGCCCCTGACCCAGGAGGAGCAGCTCGCCGCCCTGGGCCGCTACGAGTACGGCTGGGCCGACCCGGACGTCGCCGGGTCCTCCGCCCAGCGCGGCCTCAACGAGGCGGTGGTGCGGGACATCTCGGCCAAGAAGAACGAGCCGGCCTGGATGCTCGACCTGCGGCTGAAGGGCCTGCGGCTGTTCGACCGCAAGCCCATGCCGGCCTGGGGCGCCGACCTCACCGGGATCGACTTCGACAACATCAAGTACTTCGTCCGGTCCACCGAGAAGCAGGCCACCAGCTGGGAGGACCTGCCCGAGGACATCAAGAACACCTACGACAAGCTGGGCATCCCGGAGGCCGAGAAGCAGCGGCTGATCGCCGGTGTGGCGGCCCAGTACGAGTCCGAGGTGGTCTACCACAAGATCCGCGAGGACCTGGAGGAGCAGGGTGTCGTCTTCCTTGACACCGACACCGCCCTCAAGGAGCACGAGGACCTGTTCAAGGAGTACTTCGGCACGGTGATTCCGGTCGGTGACAACAAGTTCGCCGCGCTGAACACCTCCGTCTGGTCCGGTGGCTCGTTCATCTACGTGCCGAAGGGCGTGCACGTGGAGATCCCGCTGCAGGCCTACTTCCGGATCAACACGGAGAACATGGGCCAGTTCGAGCGGACGCTGATCATCGTCGACGAGGGTGCGTACGTGCACTACGTCGAGGGCTGCACCGCGCCCATCTACTCCTCCGACTCGTTGCACAGCGCGGTCGTGGAGATCATCGTCAAGAAGAACGCCCGGTGCCGCTACACGACCATCCAGAACTGGTCGAACAACGTCTACAACCTGGTCACCAAGCGCGCCGTTTGCCACGAGGGCGCGACCATGGAGTGGATCGACGGCAACATCGGCTCCAAGGTCACCATGAAGTACCCGGCGGTCTACATGACCGGCGAGCACGCCAAGGGCGAGGTGCTCTCGGTGGCGATGGCCGGTGAGGGCCAGCACCAGGACGCCGGCGCCAAGATGGTGCACGCCGCGCCGCACACCAGCAGCACCATCGTCTCCAAGTCGATCGCCCGGGGCGGCGGCCGCACCTCGTACCGGGGCCTGGTGCAGGTGCTGGAGGGCTCGCACCACAGCGCCAGCACGGTGAAGTGCGACGCGCTGCTGGTCGACACCATCTCCCGCTCCGACACCTACCCGTACGTCGACATCCGTGAGGACGACGTGTCGATGGGGCACGAGGCGACCGTCTCCAAGGTCAGCGAGGACCAGCTCTTCTACCTGATGAGCCGGGGCCTGAGCGAGGACGAGGCGATGGCGATGATCGTGCGCGGCTTCATCGAGCCGATCGCCAAGGAGCTCCCGATGGAGTACGCCCTGGAGCTCAACCGCCTGATCGAGCTCCAGATGGAGGGCGCGGTCGGCTGA